The stretch of DNA GGTCACCGGTTCAAGTCCGGTCATGAGCCCCATAAATGAAAATTAAAAAAAAGCCAAGGAGGGAGAAATGGCTAAAGCAAAATTTGTAAGAAGTAAACCCCATGTAAACATAGGAACAATCGGACATGTTGACCATGGAAAGACGACTCTTACAGCGGCTATTACGCTTTACCTCAGCAAAACAGGTGCAGCCGAATTTC from Candidatus Cloacimonadota bacterium encodes:
- the tuf gene encoding elongation factor Tu (EF-Tu; promotes GTP-dependent binding of aminoacyl-tRNA to the A-site of ribosomes during protein biosynthesis; when the tRNA anticodon matches the mRNA codon, GTP hydrolysis results; the inactive EF-Tu-GDP leaves the ribosome and release of GDP is promoted by elongation factor Ts; many prokaryotes have two copies of the gene encoding EF-Tu), which produces MAKAKFVRSKPHVNIGTIGHVDHGKTTLTAAITLYLSKTGAAEF